The sequence GACAAGTGGCGGTGTGGAACTATTATTCCTTAAATACCGAGAATAAACTTTATCCTTACCTGTATGAGATATTCAAGAATTTAAGTCAGGAGTAATTAAAGGGAGATGTTTCAAACAGTTAATTTGCTCAATACGGGGAAAGTATTCCTCACCATATTGGGAGAACTTATACTTCTTTTTATTGGTATAAGTTTCCTTGTGGCTCTTACTCAAAGATACCTATCAAAAGAGAAAATAAAAATGATTCTTTCGGCACCGAGGAAGGAGTTAAACAGCATACTCGGTGCGGCACTTGGCGCTGTGACGCCTTTTTGTTCATGCTCGACGATACCTATTTTGGTAGGATTATTTAAAAGCGAAGCACCGTTTTGCGGTGCAATATCTTTCCTTATGTCTTCCCCAATACTAAATCCTGCAATAATTCTATTATTTTTGACATTTTTCGGACTTAAGGAAACAGTAATTTATGCGGCATTTACCTTCATATTTGCCGTAGTTATAGGTATTTTACTTGATAAACTTGGCATGGAAAGGGAAGTTAAAAGAGTAACCATTAAAGGAGAAATGCAGGAAGAAATCGCATATGATAAACTTCAAGGTTCGTTTTTTGAAAAGAATAAAATAGTGATTAAGTCTGCCTTAATTGATGCCGTGGGATTATTTAGACAGGTATTTCCATATCTTCTAATAGGAGCTGGTATTGGAGCGTTCATTTATGGATTTGTTCCAGAAAATCTAATAATTAAACTTGCAGGGAAATCTAATTTTTATTCAGTGCCCATTGCAGCAATTATTGGTATTCCAATGTATATCCGAACTGAAACGATGATACCTATTGCACAGGTGTTGGTTTCAAAGGGTATGAGCTATGGCACAGTAATGGCACTAATCATAGGCGGAACAGGGGCCAGCATACCAGAATTATTTCTTTTAAATTCTATTTTTAAGAAAAAGATGATGATTGCCTTTGTGGTATCTATATTTGTTGTTGCCGTTATTACAGGATATGTGTTTAATATAGTTATGTAGGTATGGGAGGTGATAAGAATGTCTGAAAAAAAAGAATCCATTTTCTCAAAGTTATTTAAACCATCAAAATCTTGTTGTTGTTCCATGGAAATTGTAGATGAAGATAAAGAAAAGATGGCAGAGGAAAAAGAGGAAAAAGAAAAGGAGTCGAAATAAAATTTTTATTATGGGAAGGGGCTATCCGAGAAAGTTATCTTATTGGATAGCCTATTTTTTCTGCTGATGAAATTGATAGGTTTTTACCACAAGAATTGAAACGAAAATTAACACCTTAAGGATGAACATATAATCATCTCTTTTGGAAAGCCTTTTTTCACAAACAGGGTATGGATAGGGAATTGTTAACAGAAATATGGAAAGGTTTTTTATAAATCCTTTTTTTGTTTACCTTTTTACTTCCAGATCGTCATAATTAATGAGACCAAATATAAGAGGGAGGGATTAATGTGGCAGGATTTATGCAGACTTGTGTTTCATTACTTGCTTGGTTTGGGAATTTCAAAGGCTGATGCGGAAGATCTGGCACAAGAAACTTTATTGTCTACATATCTGCATCTTGATGGTATCCAAGATGGAAAATTAAAATCCTATGTCCTTTTAACGGCAAAAAATAAATACATCGACACTTGCTGGCCCCCTATTACTTGGATTTAAACGACCAACACGCCACGATTCACATTATTTCTTAAAAATGCTTCATAAAATGCTGAAGGTGTCATATAATTCAAGGATTCGTGGGGCCTTTCACGAAGATAAAATTTTATATAATTATCCAGGCCTTTAAAGAATGAATTATAACTTTCAAAATCATTTAAATTAACATATTCTTCTTTCAAGGTTCTATGAAATCTTTCAATATTTGGGTTTCTTTCAGGCGACCTTACTGGTATTCGCTCATGAAATATACCCAGTTTAGTGCAAAATTCCTGAAATTCTTTAGACTTAAACTGCGGCCCATTATCGGTTCTGATTGTTAAACTATCTGTTATATGCCTTGATGCAATGGCTTTTGTCACGGTTTTTACTACATCGTTCTTTGTTATCGAAAAACCAGCCTTATAGCCCACTATCTCTAACGTATATGTATCTATTATATCCAGGATAAAGATTATTCTGGGGAAAATAGTCACATACGTAATATCCATCTGCCAATGGGTATTCGGGGCCTCGACAGATACTTTTTTGAAAACTATTTCAGTATTAATCAAACAAAGAATTATTATTGACTTCTTTTAACACTATTAATTGGTACTTATTGTTAAAAGGTTGGCTTTTTAATAAGGGTTTTGATACAGGAAAGGTAACCTTCAGGTTTATACTGGCAGTAATTAAGGAGAATGTGCTTTTTATTTTTTTGAAGGAAAATTTGGGACGATAAAGTGTGAGGTAAGAGGTGAAAGTTATGAGAGTAGGTTTTCAACAAGAGAGTTTTGTCGAAGAATGCTTTAATAGAGTATTTAAAGGTTTATCATTTGCAGAATTTGGTTTAGGCGTGCCATCTATATAACTAAAATAAACTCCACTCCATGATAATAAAGTTCATTCCATAATCCCGTAGCAGATGCAGGATAACTCCTGATTTACTGCGGGGTTTGCGTTTTTATTGGGAAGAAGTGCTAAGGTGTAGGGGTTAAGGAGAATAGATTTTGCATTAGAATATTATTATGATGATTACAGCCATGAAAGTACTGATTTTAAAGGGATTGAGAGAAGTGCTTATTACTATATTGATTGAGATATTGATACCAAGATGGATAAAAAGCATTAGAAAAACAATATGAGAAAATGCAACCTTATCCCTTTTTCCTTTCAAAACATCCCTTTTTAGAACCAACTTTATTTTAAAAATTGTTACAAGAATTAAGGTAAAAGTATTAATAAATGGGATGAAATTAAGGAATTTTAGAGCGGACTTTATTATCTGGTAGAAATTAGTATATAGGAAAATCAAGGGTTTGAGGGGTGTGGATGGAGTGGAGATTATTTTAAATATACACTAATTCATAAGTTCTTACTTTTAGTAGAATGGGGAAATAATGCCATGCCAAATATCAAGGAAAAAGCAATCCGAATTATTATTTTATTTTATAAATTACAACCAGAAAGTGTATAAACAACAGAAACATTGTTGCTCTCATCAGAGAAGAAAATGTAGAGTTCTATCAAAAGTATGTTTTAGACCATCAAATAAGGACTGCTGAACTGTGTAAAAAAACAGCAGAAGCTTTTTCCCTTGATGAAGACGAAAGAAAAATTCTAATTCAGGTTGCACTGCTGCATGATGTAGGAAAACTGCTGATACCTTTTAAAATTCTCTCAAAAGATACATCTCTTTCACCTTATGAAAGGCGAATAATACAACTTCACCCTCTTAAGGGTGCTGAATGGCTTAGAAAAAGAGATTTTCCTAAGGAAATTGCAACTGTTGTTGAAACTCATCACGAAAGAGTGGACGGCTTAGGCTATCCCTATGCATTGAAAGGGAATGGGATACCTTTTTTAGCAAGAGTTCTTTCTGTATGTGATGCCTTTGAGGTAATGACAAGTGGGAGACATTATAAAGCACCTAAAAGTGTAAGTGAAGCTGTAGATGAGCTTAAAAGAGAAGCAGGCAAGCACTTTGATGAAGTAGTAGTAATTACTTTTACTGACATGTGGTATAATGAAGATATAAAAGAAAAGAAGAAGGTGGTTGTATGAAAATAACAAGGAAAATAGAAATTCCAGAAGAAATACTTTTAAGCCTCAGGAAAAGCGAAGATGAGTTTATAGCTGAATTGAAAAGAACAGCAGCAGTTAGATACTATAAAGAGAAGAAGCTTTCTTTGGGTCAATGTGCTGCACTTGCTGAAATGAGCGAGGAAGAGTTTATAAAGTACCTTTCAAGTTTTGACGCAAGTATTTTCTCTTTCGATAACAGGGAAGAACTTTTGGAGGATATAAGAAATGCGTAAAGTTGTTGCTAATTCCACACCTTTAATAATTCTTTCAAACATCAGTAAAATTGATATTCTAAAGCAGCTATATGGGATAATTTACATTCCTTCTGGTGTTTTTGAGGAAGTAAATGTTACTGGCAGTTCTGAAAGCTATGACTTCATAAAGGTTGTAAGTATTAAAAACGAAGGAGCTAAGCAGTTTTTTCCTATAAGTCTTCACAAAGGTGAGGTAGAAGTGATGATTTTAGCAAAGGAAATTAATGCTGATTTATGTATAATAGATGACTATCTTGCAAGAAAACATGCTAAAAGTTTAGGACTAACTGTGACAGGCACGCTGGGAGTTTTGATAAAAGCAAAGGAAAAAGGGATTTTAAAAGAAGTAAAACCACTTATAGATAAAATGTTACAGAAAAAGTTTTACATCGATAGAAAATTATACAATGAAGTCTTAGAAATTTGTGGAGAAAAATAAATGCGCCGATTAAGGTGTTTTTTATTTTTGCAAAAAATTTAAAGGAGACAGATTCTAAGTGTTTAAAATAGGGCTTGACTTGGGATATGGGTATGTAAAGGTGGTTAATGAGCAGGGTAAAACAGTACTTTTCCCTCATTAGTAGGAAATGCTGTGAATGATAAAATATAATTGACAGCAATTGATAAGTAGAATGTAATTAATCTGAATAAAAAGAGTGTAGTGAAAAGAAGACTTTATGCACTTTTTTCTTTTTTTATAGGATTTACTTCGGCTGGATTGCCTTTAGGTGTAACTTTTTCTTTTTTGATTTCTTCACAATGGTAGATTTAGCATCATTGATGCTGTTAATGTCATTTTTCGGTGCTAAAATTGCCATAGCCTATGTAGTTGTAGGTCTGATTCTTGCTGTTATCGGAGGTACTTTAATAGAAAAGTTAAGACTTGAAAAATATGTGCAAGGATATGTTAGAGAAATTGAGAATACAGATACTGATTTTGTAGTAATGAGTCGAGATGAAAGAATCTCTTATTCAAAAGACCAGGTTAAAGATATTATCCATAGGGTATGGCTATATGTATTAATCGGGGTAGGAATAGGGGCAATATTATCATTTAT comes from Calorimonas adulescens and encodes:
- a CDS encoding permease, translated to MFQTVNLLNTGKVFLTILGELILLFIGISFLVALTQRYLSKEKIKMILSAPRKELNSILGAALGAVTPFCSCSTIPILVGLFKSEAPFCGAISFLMSSPILNPAIILLFLTFFGLKETVIYAAFTFIFAVVIGILLDKLGMEREVKRVTIKGEMQEEIAYDKLQGSFFEKNKIVIKSALIDAVGLFRQVFPYLLIGAGIGAFIYGFVPENLIIKLAGKSNFYSVPIAAIIGIPMYIRTETMIPIAQVLVSKGMSYGTVMALIIGGTGASIPELFLLNSIFKKKMMIAFVVSIFVVAVITGYVFNIVM
- a CDS encoding sigma factor — encoded protein: MWQDLCRLVFHYLLGLGISKADAEDLAQETLLSTYLHLDGIQDGKLKSYVLLTAKNKYIDTCWPPITWI
- a CDS encoding DDE-type integrase/transposase/recombinase, with the translated sequence MINTEIVFKKVSVEAPNTHWQMDITYVTIFPRIIFILDIIDTYTLEIVGYKAGFSITKNDVVKTVTKAIASRHITDSLTIRTDNGPQFKSKEFQEFCTKLGIFHERIPVRSPERNPNIERFHRTLKEEYVNLNDFESYNSFFKGLDNYIKFYLRERPHESLNYMTPSAFYEAFLRNNVNRGVLVV
- a CDS encoding UPF0175 family protein, whose product is MKITRKIEIPEEILLSLRKSEDEFIAELKRTAAVRYYKEKKLSLGQCAALAEMSEEEFIKYLSSFDASIFSFDNREELLEDIRNA
- a CDS encoding DUF3368 domain-containing protein is translated as MRKVVANSTPLIILSNISKIDILKQLYGIIYIPSGVFEEVNVTGSSESYDFIKVVSIKNEGAKQFFPISLHKGEVEVMILAKEINADLCIIDDYLARKHAKSLGLTVTGTLGVLIKAKEKGILKEVKPLIDKMLQKKFYIDRKLYNEVLEICGEK